The uncultured Pseudodesulfovibrio sp. genome includes a region encoding these proteins:
- a CDS encoding ribonuclease catalytic domain-containing protein, with protein sequence MVKTTPLGPTVRPGTVVEFMHGDQPQLAWVLEESSGKLRLLTINKREMKLPAARLLPWNGPMFSADVSRQDIQNILNERQEARGEIQAGLDVMELWELAQGELESAPLSWFADLLWEEWDEDRLAALGRAMLQAKTHFKFRPPSFEIWPAEKVELKLRQRAEEKEREAITSAGQTLLKDLWAAHSQGRKHTTPDLDPELARGLERILKGKVGENLDENDRKIWTAISKGLPDVPHLALLLAQTWGVLPPHHNYHLDEADYAWGDAWSESFINEIEEIENRFSNQAETPEIEDLVSIDASTTRDIDDAFRIERHGTGYKLSIVLARPEVHWVFGSPLDKAVLHRATSLYLPEGTSHMMPERLGTGQYSLLQGEARPALITDFFMAADGTLEKVEPRTAWVRVKANITYEDADRAIRERTDESLMLAHDLATHLLERRLASGACVIRKPEPIVSLEGSGAQTSVHIDLKTPSPLSELVISEFMILANSGLALWAKDNGVPLLHRTQDIALPPEAAGIFTEPAEILRSVKLLLPPTLETAPKRHAALGVPAYAPITSPLRRYTDFINMAQVCAYLASGEPRLDRDELDQLITHLNMRIQSVSAVQRFRPRYWKLVYLAKRRRELQPAVLVDEAGPMATLAMPHLQVNVRAPKKMLGDKLYAGQRFQISFSRIDPLTNEIRMAEALEE encoded by the coding sequence ATGGTTAAAACAACCCCGCTCGGCCCCACGGTCCGCCCCGGTACGGTGGTGGAATTCATGCACGGCGACCAGCCCCAGCTTGCCTGGGTTCTCGAAGAGTCGTCCGGCAAGCTCCGCCTGCTGACCATCAACAAACGAGAAATGAAACTGCCTGCGGCCCGTCTGCTGCCGTGGAACGGCCCCATGTTTTCCGCCGATGTCTCGCGCCAGGACATCCAGAACATCCTGAACGAACGCCAGGAGGCACGGGGTGAGATACAGGCCGGACTGGATGTCATGGAACTTTGGGAGCTCGCTCAGGGCGAGCTGGAATCCGCTCCCCTTTCCTGGTTCGCCGACCTGCTCTGGGAGGAATGGGACGAGGACCGTCTTGCCGCGCTGGGCCGGGCCATGCTCCAGGCCAAGACCCATTTCAAATTCCGTCCGCCCTCTTTCGAGATATGGCCCGCCGAAAAGGTGGAACTGAAGTTGCGGCAACGGGCCGAGGAAAAGGAACGGGAGGCCATCACGAGCGCCGGCCAGACCCTGCTCAAGGACCTTTGGGCCGCTCACAGCCAGGGCCGCAAACACACCACCCCCGATCTGGACCCCGAACTGGCCAGGGGGCTGGAGCGCATCCTCAAGGGCAAGGTCGGTGAGAACCTGGACGAGAACGACCGCAAGATATGGACGGCCATCTCCAAGGGACTGCCCGACGTCCCGCATCTGGCCCTGCTTCTTGCCCAGACCTGGGGCGTCTTGCCTCCCCATCACAACTATCATCTGGATGAGGCCGACTACGCGTGGGGAGATGCGTGGTCGGAATCCTTCATCAATGAAATAGAAGAGATAGAAAACCGCTTTTCCAATCAGGCCGAGACTCCCGAGATCGAGGATCTGGTCTCCATCGACGCCAGCACCACCCGGGATATCGACGACGCATTCCGTATAGAAAGGCACGGCACGGGATACAAGCTGTCCATTGTCCTGGCCCGGCCCGAGGTCCACTGGGTCTTCGGCTCCCCCCTGGACAAGGCGGTCCTGCACCGGGCCACCAGCCTGTATTTGCCCGAAGGCACCAGCCACATGATGCCCGAAAGGCTGGGCACCGGCCAATACTCCCTGTTGCAGGGCGAGGCCCGCCCGGCACTGATCACGGACTTCTTCATGGCGGCCGACGGCACCCTTGAAAAGGTCGAACCGCGCACCGCCTGGGTCCGGGTCAAGGCCAACATCACCTATGAGGACGCGGACCGGGCCATTCGGGAACGGACCGACGAATCGCTCATGCTGGCCCATGATCTGGCCACCCATCTGCTGGAGCGGCGGCTGGCATCCGGAGCCTGCGTCATCCGCAAGCCCGAGCCCATCGTCAGTCTGGAAGGCAGCGGCGCACAGACCTCGGTCCACATCGATCTCAAGACGCCCAGCCCGCTCTCGGAACTGGTCATCAGCGAATTCATGATCCTGGCCAACTCCGGTCTGGCCCTGTGGGCAAAGGACAACGGCGTGCCTCTGCTCCACCGCACCCAGGACATCGCCCTGCCGCCGGAGGCCGCGGGTATCTTCACCGAGCCCGCCGAGATCCTGCGCTCGGTCAAACTGCTCCTGCCCCCGACCCTGGAAACCGCGCCCAAACGGCATGCGGCCCTGGGCGTACCGGCCTACGCACCAATCACCTCGCCGCTGAGACGGTATACGGATTTCATCAACATGGCCCAGGTCTGCGCCTACCTTGCCTCGGGTGAGCCCAGGCTCGACCGCGACGAACTGGATCAGTTGATCACCCATCTGAACATGCGCATCCAGTCGGTGAGCGCGGTGCAGCGTTTCCGCCCCCGTTACTGGAAGCTGGTCTATCTGGCCAAGCGCCGCCGCGAACTGCAGCCCGCCGTGCTCGTGGACGAGGCCGGTCCCATGGCCACTCTGGCCATGCCGCATCTTCAGGTGAACGTCCGCGCGCCCAAGAAAATGCTCGGCGACAAACTCTACGCCGGGCAACGATTCCAGATCAGCTTCTCGCGCATCGACCCGTTGACCAACGAAATCCGCATGGCCGAAGCGCTGGAAGAATAA
- a CDS encoding GNAT family N-acetyltransferase has protein sequence MRIVEYDRHDTDAIVELITTIQITEFGVATSAENQPDLRDIPEYYQYGSGNFWLAFDGDELIGTIALKDVGDGVCALRKMFVKKAWRGRERGVGAKLMQTLLDWAREHGVSEIYLGTVDVYHAAHRFYEKSGFVEISRGEVPDTVPLMDVDVKYYRYAF, from the coding sequence GTGCGCATAGTCGAATACGACCGACACGATACCGACGCCATCGTCGAACTCATCACCACCATTCAGATTACGGAATTCGGCGTGGCCACTTCGGCCGAGAATCAGCCGGATCTGCGGGATATTCCGGAATACTATCAGTACGGCTCAGGCAACTTCTGGCTCGCCTTCGATGGCGACGAGCTCATCGGGACCATCGCGCTCAAGGATGTGGGCGACGGGGTCTGCGCATTGCGCAAGATGTTCGTGAAGAAGGCCTGGCGCGGCCGGGAGCGCGGTGTGGGCGCGAAGCTGATGCAGACCCTGCTCGACTGGGCGCGGGAGCACGGCGTGAGCGAGATCTATCTCGGAACAGTGGACGTGTACCATGCGGCGCACCGCTTCTACGAGAAGTCCGGCTTTGTCGAGATCTCCCGTGGCGAGGTCCCGGATACGGTCCCGCTCATGGACGTTGACGTCAAATATTACCGCTACGCTTTCTGA
- a CDS encoding methyl-accepting chemotaxis protein: MRIFKFKDWGLQSKILSFFLAIVVLILAGLLGYFLPVVGRSLMQEKRLATQGVVEVAYGTIESWAAKAESGAMTKEAAQEAAKAEIAAMRYHGQEYFWVNDLNQVIVVHGANPALNGQDLTDKKDPHGVYLFQEMVKVAKAEGQGFVSYMWPKPGAEKPVPKISFVKLYKPWGWVVGSGIYVDDVDAQVSSLRWQILIPTVVVMGIVIIVVFWVLSGIVRPLREAVEVSNAMAEGDLSLNIVSRSKDEVGQLTESMANMLGALRNVVSEVSLASEQVTSGSEELASSAIDLSHGATEQASAVEEVSAAMEEMTSSIGQNAENAQTTNTMTNKAARDTESGGKAVAKTVGAMKQIAEKISIIEEIARQTNLLALNAAIEAARAGEHGKGFAVVAAEVRKLAERSGASAAEISELSSSSVEVAEEAGKLLAHIVPDIQKTAELVQEISAATNEQNAGGTQVNAAIQDMDKVIQQNAAASEEVASTAEELSSQAVQLQKVISFFKLGGNAYVPAANKVKVSKAKPKPQAIGKSAPKPVAAAPAAPASGNGMDLDMDEMDDGDFERF, translated from the coding sequence ATGCGTATATTCAAGTTCAAGGACTGGGGACTGCAGAGCAAGATTCTCAGCTTTTTCCTGGCCATCGTCGTTCTGATCCTGGCCGGACTGCTCGGGTATTTCCTTCCCGTAGTAGGCCGATCGCTCATGCAGGAAAAGCGTTTAGCCACCCAGGGCGTGGTCGAGGTGGCCTACGGAACCATCGAATCCTGGGCCGCCAAGGCGGAATCCGGCGCGATGACCAAGGAAGCCGCGCAGGAAGCCGCCAAGGCGGAAATCGCTGCAATGCGATACCATGGACAGGAATATTTCTGGGTCAACGACCTGAACCAGGTCATAGTCGTCCACGGGGCCAATCCGGCCCTCAACGGCCAGGACCTGACCGACAAGAAGGACCCCCACGGCGTCTACCTGTTCCAGGAAATGGTCAAGGTGGCCAAGGCCGAGGGCCAGGGATTCGTGAGCTACATGTGGCCCAAGCCCGGAGCGGAGAAGCCTGTTCCCAAGATATCGTTCGTCAAGCTGTACAAGCCCTGGGGCTGGGTCGTGGGGTCGGGCATTTACGTTGATGACGTGGACGCACAGGTAAGCTCGTTGCGCTGGCAGATACTCATTCCCACCGTGGTGGTCATGGGCATTGTCATCATCGTGGTCTTCTGGGTGTTGAGCGGTATAGTCAGGCCGTTGCGCGAGGCCGTTGAAGTGTCCAACGCCATGGCCGAGGGCGACCTGAGCTTGAACATCGTTTCCAGGAGCAAGGACGAGGTCGGCCAGTTGACCGAATCCATGGCCAACATGCTCGGAGCCCTGCGCAACGTGGTCTCCGAGGTCAGTCTGGCCTCGGAACAGGTCACCTCGGGCAGCGAGGAACTGGCTTCCTCGGCCATCGACCTGTCGCACGGAGCCACGGAGCAGGCCTCGGCCGTGGAAGAGGTCTCGGCCGCCATGGAGGAGATGACTTCGTCCATCGGGCAGAACGCGGAGAACGCCCAGACCACGAACACCATGACCAACAAGGCGGCCCGTGACACCGAGTCGGGCGGCAAGGCCGTGGCCAAGACGGTCGGAGCCATGAAGCAGATTGCGGAGAAGATCTCCATCATTGAGGAGATCGCCCGCCAGACCAACCTGTTGGCGCTGAACGCGGCCATCGAGGCGGCTCGCGCCGGTGAGCATGGCAAGGGCTTTGCCGTGGTCGCGGCCGAGGTTCGCAAGCTGGCCGAGCGCAGCGGCGCGTCCGCGGCCGAGATCAGCGAACTGTCCTCATCCAGCGTCGAAGTGGCCGAAGAAGCCGGAAAGCTGCTGGCGCACATCGTGCCGGACATCCAGAAGACGGCCGAGCTGGTTCAGGAGATATCCGCCGCCACCAACGAGCAGAACGCGGGCGGCACTCAGGTCAACGCGGCCATCCAGGACATGGACAAGGTTATCCAGCAGAACGCTGCCGCGTCCGAGGAAGTCGCTTCCACGGCGGAAGAGCTGTCCTCCCAGGCCGTGCAGCTGCAGAAGGTCATCAGCTTCTTCAAGCTCGGCGGAAACGCCTATGTGCCGGCGGCCAACAAGGTCAAGGTGTCCAAGGCCAAGCCGAAGCCGCAGGCGATAGGCAAGAGCGCGCCCAAGCCGGTTGCAGCCGCCCCTGCCGCACCCGCTTCAGGCAATGGGATGGACCTTGATATGGACGAAATGGACGACGGCGATTTCGAGCGCTTCTGA
- the plsY gene encoding glycerol-3-phosphate 1-O-acyltransferase PlsY: MTFIFWALLAYVLGSIPFGLVIAKSACGIDPRKDGSKNTGATNVARLCGVKFGIATLACDLLKGLLPVVFAGAWVESPFALSLVALAAILGHVFSCFMGFKGGKAVATTVGVFLGLAFWPALICIVLCLLMIWLTGHVSMGSLTFALSLPVLMLLSGNFAFIPVAVAVTFILFWRHKENIRRLARGEEKPWIKKR; encoded by the coding sequence ATGACCTTCATTTTCTGGGCCCTGCTCGCCTATGTCCTCGGCTCCATCCCGTTCGGGCTGGTCATCGCCAAATCCGCGTGCGGCATCGATCCGCGGAAGGACGGCAGCAAAAACACCGGGGCCACCAACGTAGCCCGGCTGTGCGGCGTGAAGTTCGGCATCGCCACCCTGGCCTGCGACCTGCTCAAGGGCTTGCTGCCCGTGGTCTTTGCCGGAGCCTGGGTCGAATCCCCGTTCGCCCTGTCCCTGGTCGCCCTGGCGGCAATCCTCGGCCATGTCTTTTCCTGCTTCATGGGTTTCAAGGGCGGCAAGGCCGTGGCCACCACCGTGGGCGTGTTCCTGGGGCTCGCCTTCTGGCCCGCGCTCATCTGCATCGTCCTGTGCCTGCTCATGATCTGGCTGACCGGACACGTGTCCATGGGCTCGCTGACCTTTGCCCTGTCCCTGCCCGTGCTGATGCTCCTGTCCGGCAACTTCGCCTTCATCCCCGTGGCCGTGGCCGTCACGTTCATCCTGTTCTGGCGGCACAAGGAAAACATCCGCCGTCTGGCCCGGGGTGAGGAAAAACCCTGGATCAAGAAGAGGTAA
- a CDS encoding IMP cyclohydrolase: MSDLKKMYHTLQQDPFPADMKLTLGDQELVFRKRTWEIDGETKGLRYGENPDQPAALYELAEGQLEVGGVKFIGAGQGLVSALTEEHMLQAGKHPGKTNLTDVDNALNILQYLSAKPAALILKHNNPCGAAWTDEGVAVALKRAFEADRIAAFGGAVVVNRKLDLETAELINSVYFEVVAAPEFDADALAVLKKKKNLRILEIPGITELETLSTTPFLDIKSLSDGGMVLQFSFRNAILSADDFIPAEAEKDGNAFVARAPSKQEADDLLFAWAVEAGVTSNSVIFARDGVTTAIGTGEQDRVGCVLLAVTKAYIKYADLLASKELGMSLFELKLKAIKDPEMKAKLADIDKRTEEARGGLPGSVVVSDGFFPFRDGVDLCIDQGVTAIAQPGGSIRDHEVIQAVNEAEPQVAMVFTGQRSFKH; this comes from the coding sequence ATGAGCGATTTGAAAAAGATGTACCATACCTTGCAACAGGACCCGTTTCCTGCGGACATGAAACTGACCCTGGGCGACCAGGAACTGGTGTTCAGGAAGCGGACCTGGGAGATCGACGGCGAGACCAAGGGACTGCGCTACGGCGAGAACCCGGACCAGCCCGCCGCGCTCTACGAGCTGGCCGAGGGGCAACTCGAAGTCGGCGGCGTCAAGTTCATCGGCGCAGGCCAGGGGCTCGTATCAGCTCTGACCGAGGAACACATGCTCCAGGCGGGCAAACACCCCGGCAAGACCAACCTGACCGACGTGGACAACGCCCTGAACATCTTGCAATATTTATCCGCCAAACCGGCCGCGCTCATCCTCAAGCACAACAATCCCTGCGGGGCAGCCTGGACCGACGAGGGTGTGGCCGTGGCTCTCAAACGTGCCTTTGAGGCCGACCGCATCGCCGCTTTCGGCGGGGCCGTGGTGGTCAACCGCAAGCTCGATCTGGAAACTGCCGAGCTGATCAATTCCGTCTATTTCGAAGTCGTGGCCGCGCCGGAGTTCGATGCCGACGCCCTGGCCGTCCTGAAGAAGAAAAAGAACCTGCGCATCCTGGAGATCCCCGGCATCACCGAGCTGGAAACCCTGTCCACCACGCCGTTTCTGGACATCAAGTCCCTTTCCGACGGCGGCATGGTGCTACAGTTCTCCTTCCGCAACGCCATTCTCTCCGCCGACGACTTCATCCCGGCCGAGGCCGAAAAGGACGGCAACGCCTTTGTGGCCCGCGCCCCCTCCAAGCAGGAGGCGGACGACCTGCTCTTCGCCTGGGCGGTCGAAGCCGGCGTGACCTCCAACTCCGTGATCTTTGCCCGTGACGGTGTGACCACCGCCATCGGCACCGGCGAGCAGGACCGTGTCGGCTGCGTGCTCCTGGCCGTGACCAAGGCTTACATCAAGTACGCGGACCTGCTGGCCTCCAAGGAACTGGGCATGTCCCTGTTCGAGCTCAAGCTGAAGGCCATCAAGGACCCGGAGATGAAGGCCAAGCTGGCTGACATCGACAAACGCACCGAAGAGGCGCGTGGCGGTCTGCCCGGCTCCGTGGTGGTTTCCGACGGGTTCTTCCCGTTCCGCGACGGTGTGGACCTGTGCATCGACCAGGGGGTGACCGCCATCGCTCAGCCCGGCGGCTCCATCCGCGACCACGAAGTCATTCAGGCGGTCAACGAAGCCGAGCCTCAAGTGGCCATGGTCTTCACCGGACAGCGCTCCTTCAAGCACTAG
- a CDS encoding DNA polymerase III subunit delta' — MTLHDDPLAALAGQEHAVRRLNAIAHDPPQSIVIEGGDAESRVALALYWAMRLNCSSGDVPCGQCPACKQIADLAFNDLLFFDGREGLIKVDSVREKRSTWGQPPNGDGYRVSIFAEAQMFMTEAANALLKSLEEPRPGNVFVLAAPQRERLLETLVSRSWVVTLSWPDVRVNPPEVTEWTTALVSFWQTGRGWFERTQVRGAVDRNLAMDVVIGMQRELREAMSGACSTPLSAGMAKSYGPADLRRIGLILEQAQDALNTQVPVNPTMVLDWVATRMA; from the coding sequence ATGACGCTGCACGACGACCCGCTGGCTGCCCTTGCCGGGCAGGAGCACGCGGTCCGGCGGCTCAACGCCATCGCCCACGATCCGCCCCAATCCATAGTTATCGAGGGGGGCGACGCGGAATCCCGCGTCGCCCTCGCCCTGTATTGGGCCATGCGTCTGAACTGCTCGTCCGGAGATGTGCCTTGCGGCCAGTGTCCGGCATGTAAACAGATCGCCGACCTCGCCTTCAACGATCTTCTGTTTTTCGACGGCCGGGAAGGGCTGATAAAGGTGGATTCGGTACGCGAGAAGCGTTCCACCTGGGGCCAGCCGCCCAACGGCGACGGATACCGCGTGTCCATCTTCGCCGAGGCCCAGATGTTCATGACCGAGGCGGCCAACGCCTTGCTCAAGTCCCTGGAGGAGCCGAGGCCCGGCAACGTCTTCGTCCTGGCCGCGCCCCAGCGCGAGCGGCTTCTGGAAACCCTGGTCTCCCGTTCCTGGGTGGTCACCCTGTCCTGGCCGGACGTGCGCGTGAATCCACCCGAGGTGACCGAATGGACCACGGCTCTGGTCAGCTTCTGGCAGACCGGGCGGGGCTGGTTCGAGCGCACCCAGGTGCGCGGCGCGGTAGACCGCAATCTGGCCATGGATGTGGTCATCGGCATGCAGCGCGAACTGCGCGAAGCCATGTCCGGTGCCTGCTCCACGCCCCTGTCGGCGGGCATGGCAAAATCCTATGGCCCGGCGGACCTGAGGCGCATCGGTCTGATCCTAGAACAGGCCCAGGACGCGCTGAACACCCAGGTTCCGGTCAACCCGACCATGGTGCTCGACTGGGTCGCCACCCGGATGGCTTAG
- a CDS encoding antibiotic biosynthesis monooxygenase, which produces MPQDQTPIDSPVCWAVIFTSVRTKSNDGYAATAGRMLELAQSMPGFLGVDSAREDVGITVSYWESVEAIRAWREHPEHQAAQARGRKEWYASFTTRVCKVERESRFP; this is translated from the coding sequence ATGCCGCAGGATCAGACTCCCATAGATTCACCCGTCTGTTGGGCCGTCATCTTCACCTCCGTGCGCACAAAGAGCAACGACGGGTATGCCGCAACCGCAGGGCGCATGCTCGAACTGGCCCAGTCCATGCCCGGTTTCCTGGGCGTGGATTCCGCCCGCGAGGACGTCGGTATCACCGTATCCTACTGGGAGAGCGTGGAAGCCATCAGGGCATGGCGCGAGCACCCCGAGCACCAGGCCGCCCAGGCGCGCGGCCGCAAGGAGTGGTACGCCTCCTTCACGACCCGCGTCTGCAAGGTCGAACGCGAAAGCCGCTTCCCCTAG
- a CDS encoding SemiSWEET transporter — translation MQMDMAELIGLVAGCCTTAAFFPQVLHTWRTRSVADLSLRMYLLFTLGVLLWLVYGIRIGSLAVTLANGVTLVLAASILIMKIVYGESSRKGSGRRPK, via the coding sequence ATGCAGATGGATATGGCGGAACTCATCGGCCTGGTGGCCGGATGCTGCACCACAGCGGCATTTTTCCCGCAGGTTTTGCACACCTGGCGGACCCGCTCCGTGGCGGATCTCTCGCTGCGGATGTATCTGCTGTTCACCCTGGGGGTGCTGCTGTGGCTGGTCTACGGCATCCGCATCGGTTCACTGGCCGTGACCTTGGCCAACGGGGTCACGCTGGTCCTGGCCGCTTCCATCCTGATCATGAAAATCGTCTACGGCGAATCCTCCCGCAAGGGGAGCGGCCGCCGTCCCAAATAA
- a CDS encoding Na+/H+ antiporter NhaC family protein, translating to MRKSFILGAVCLAASLMPAFALAADPAVVAANAEHWGLLTLIPPLLAIALAFASKNVVLSLFIGVFSGCFMLELKGYDVYHALIGGFLHLSTQVLTSLADPWDAGIVLQVLAIGGLIALISKMGGAQAIAGAISRWARTPRSSQLAAWCMGLFIFFDDYANSLTVGPIMRPVTDRLKVSREKLAFIIDATAAPIAGIALISTWVAYEVGLIRDGYQTIGITGNAYGIFVQTIPYRFYNIYILLFILLAVWLKRDFGPMYTAEMRARTEGKVIGDNAVPMASDEATTLEPASHVKPSVWSAILPIGTLMVAAFLGFYFNGYQNLDDQAVLAAVNASPLSFSSMRICFGASDASVVLFQAALLASLVAIAMAVSRKIMPLKEAIETFVTGIKSMNITAVILLLAWSLSGVMKELGTATYLVGALSDALPAYLLPSIIFILGSIISFATGTSYGTMGILMPLTIPLAFAMNPAPDFVILSVGSVLTGAIFGDHCSPISDTTILSSMGAGCDHIDHVRTQLTYAVVVALLAIVTGYLPAGLGLPVTLTLPLGILATALVIRFAGKKVDA from the coding sequence ATGCGCAAATCTTTCATCCTTGGGGCCGTCTGCCTGGCGGCCTCTCTCATGCCCGCCTTTGCCCTGGCCGCCGATCCGGCCGTCGTCGCCGCCAACGCCGAACATTGGGGCCTGCTGACCCTGATCCCGCCCCTGTTGGCCATCGCCCTGGCCTTTGCCAGCAAAAACGTCGTCCTGTCGCTGTTCATCGGCGTGTTCTCGGGCTGCTTCATGCTCGAACTCAAGGGATATGACGTGTACCACGCCCTGATCGGCGGGTTCCTGCACCTGTCCACCCAGGTTCTGACCTCTCTGGCCGATCCGTGGGATGCGGGCATCGTGCTCCAGGTCCTGGCCATCGGCGGTCTCATCGCGTTGATCTCCAAGATGGGCGGCGCCCAGGCCATCGCCGGTGCCATCTCCCGCTGGGCCAGAACCCCGCGTTCCTCCCAGTTGGCCGCCTGGTGCATGGGCCTGTTCATCTTTTTCGACGACTACGCCAACTCCCTGACCGTGGGCCCGATCATGCGCCCGGTGACGGACAGGCTGAAGGTCTCCCGCGAAAAGCTGGCCTTCATCATCGACGCCACGGCCGCCCCCATCGCAGGTATCGCGCTCATCTCCACCTGGGTGGCCTATGAAGTCGGCCTGATCCGCGACGGCTACCAGACCATCGGCATTACCGGCAACGCATACGGCATCTTCGTCCAGACCATTCCGTACCGCTTCTACAACATCTATATCCTGCTCTTCATCCTGCTGGCCGTGTGGCTCAAGCGCGATTTTGGCCCCATGTACACCGCCGAGATGCGCGCCCGGACCGAGGGCAAGGTGATCGGCGACAACGCCGTGCCCATGGCCTCGGACGAAGCCACCACCCTGGAGCCCGCCTCCCATGTGAAGCCCTCCGTGTGGAGCGCCATCCTGCCCATCGGCACGCTCATGGTCGCAGCCTTCCTGGGCTTCTACTTCAACGGCTACCAGAACCTGGACGACCAGGCGGTGCTGGCCGCGGTCAACGCCTCGCCCCTGTCATTCTCCTCCATGCGCATCTGCTTCGGAGCCTCCGACGCCTCGGTGGTCCTGTTCCAGGCGGCCCTGCTCGCCTCCCTGGTGGCCATTGCCATGGCCGTATCGCGTAAGATCATGCCGCTGAAGGAAGCCATCGAGACCTTTGTGACGGGCATTAAATCCATGAACATCACCGCGGTCATCCTGCTCCTGGCCTGGTCCCTGTCCGGGGTCATGAAAGAGCTGGGCACGGCCACCTATCTGGTGGGCGCGCTGTCCGACGCCCTGCCCGCCTACCTGCTGCCGTCCATCATCTTCATCCTCGGCTCGATCATCTCGTTCGCCACCGGAACCTCCTACGGGACCATGGGCATCCTCATGCCCCTAACCATCCCGCTGGCGTTCGCCATGAATCCCGCTCCGGACTTCGTGATCCTGTCCGTTGGCTCGGTCCTGACCGGTGCCATCTTCGGCGACCATTGCTCGCCCATCTCGGACACCACCATCCTGTCCTCCATGGGTGCAGGCTGCGACCACATCGACCACGTGCGCACCCAGCTTACCTACGCAGTGGTAGTCGCGCTGCTTGCCATCGTCACCGGTTACCTTCCGGCCGGCCTGGGTCTGCCTGTAACCCTGACCCTGCCGCTGGGCATTCTGGCCACGGCCCTGGTCATCCGCTTCGCGGGCAAGAAGGTCGACGCCTAG
- a CDS encoding adenylosuccinate synthase has translation MSNMVVFGSQWGDEGKGKVVDMLAEKADAIVRFQGGNNAGHTLVVDGEQCILHLIPSGILHPGKQCLIGNGVVLDPFVFCQELDKLAAKGVDVSPSRMMISKKTHVIMPYHCLMDAARESAKSADGKIGTTGRGIGPCYEDKMNRCGIRAGDFSNPELLKAKIVQALEEKNVLFQHLYGAEPQDAQEIFDKVMPVAERLVPYLGDVSSAIQAADSVLFEGAQGTHLDIDHGTYPFVTSSNTVTANAASGSGCSPRELDRIIAIVKAYTTRVGSGPFPTELLDADGDYLQSHGHEFGATTGRKRRCGWLDLVVLKESARLNGPTELAITKLDVLSGLKEIKLCVGYEYNGETIAYPPQEQNGMAYVTPVYETMPGWDEDITGARSWDDLPENAVSYLKRIEEISGVKIGIVSVGPDRVQTF, from the coding sequence ATGTCCAATATGGTGGTTTTCGGTTCCCAGTGGGGAGACGAAGGTAAAGGCAAGGTCGTCGATATGCTCGCCGAAAAGGCGGACGCGATCGTCCGTTTCCAGGGCGGCAACAACGCTGGGCATACCCTAGTGGTCGACGGCGAGCAGTGCATCCTGCACCTGATCCCCTCCGGTATCCTGCATCCCGGCAAGCAGTGCCTGATCGGTAACGGCGTGGTTCTGGACCCGTTCGTGTTCTGTCAGGAGCTGGACAAGCTGGCCGCCAAGGGAGTGGATGTGTCTCCCTCCCGGATGATGATCAGCAAGAAGACCCACGTGATCATGCCGTACCACTGTCTCATGGACGCGGCTCGCGAGTCCGCCAAGTCCGCTGACGGCAAGATCGGTACCACCGGTCGAGGCATCGGCCCGTGCTACGAGGACAAGATGAACCGTTGCGGCATCCGCGCCGGTGATTTTTCCAATCCCGAACTGCTCAAGGCCAAGATCGTTCAGGCCCTGGAAGAGAAGAACGTGCTCTTCCAGCATCTGTACGGCGCGGAGCCCCAGGACGCACAGGAAATTTTCGACAAGGTCATGCCCGTGGCCGAGCGGCTGGTGCCGTATCTCGGCGACGTGTCTTCGGCCATTCAGGCCGCCGACTCGGTCCTGTTCGAGGGCGCCCAGGGCACCCATCTGGACATCGACCACGGCACCTATCCATTTGTCACCTCGTCCAACACGGTTACGGCCAACGCCGCCTCCGGTTCCGGCTGTTCGCCGCGCGAACTCGACCGGATCATCGCCATCGTCAAGGCCTACACCACCCGCGTGGGCAGCGGCCCGTTCCCCACGGAACTGCTGGACGCCGACGGCGATTACCTGCAGTCCCATGGCCACGAGTTCGGTGCCACCACCGGACGCAAGCGCCGCTGCGGCTGGCTGGACCTGGTGGTCCTCAAGGAATCCGCCCGGCTCAACGGCCCCACCGAACTTGCCATCACCAAGCTGGACGTCCTGTCCGGTCTCAAGGAAATCAAGCTCTGCGTTGGGTATGAGTACAACGGCGAGACCATCGCCTACCCGCCCCAGGAGCAGAACGGCATGGCCTATGTCACTCCGGTGTACGAGACCATGCCCGGTTGGGACGAGGACATCACCGGCGCGCGCAGCTGGGACGACCTGCCTGAGAACGCGGTCAGCTACCTCAAGCGCATCGAGGAGATCTCCGGCGTCAAGATCGGCATCGTCTCCGTCGGCCCGGACCGGGTACAGACCTTTTAG